The following proteins are co-located in the Streptomyces sp. DT2A-34 genome:
- a CDS encoding SDR family NAD(P)-dependent oxidoreductase — MNALDLFRLDGARALVTGASRGIGKTVAQGLADAGCDVAVTARTLPALDATVRAVEDRGRKAVALEGDLAEPGVAAGLVDRAASALGGLDVIVHNAGTLPAAEDGTPLLAPLQAARQQDWDAVVAVNLNATAALCRAAHPHLAESDRASLILMSSVAGLVGTPMMEAYAATKAAQLSLARSLAVGWARQGIRVNALCPGWTRTDMTAFASGTGPLSDWLTSHVPLGRWATTDEVVGATLFLASPASSFVTGHALVVDGGLAVPDGGLAGHPKPPSPFAAA; from the coding sequence ATGAACGCTCTGGATCTCTTCCGTCTGGACGGCGCCCGCGCGCTGGTGACGGGCGCCTCACGAGGTATCGGCAAGACCGTCGCGCAGGGCCTCGCCGACGCGGGCTGCGATGTGGCGGTGACCGCGCGTACCCTGCCCGCCCTCGACGCCACCGTGCGCGCGGTGGAGGACCGCGGCAGGAAAGCCGTGGCCCTCGAAGGCGACCTCGCCGAGCCGGGCGTCGCGGCCGGCCTCGTCGACCGGGCGGCGTCCGCGCTGGGCGGTCTCGACGTCATCGTGCACAACGCCGGAACCCTCCCCGCGGCCGAGGACGGAACCCCGCTGCTGGCACCGCTGCAGGCCGCCCGCCAGCAGGACTGGGACGCCGTCGTCGCCGTCAACCTCAACGCCACAGCCGCCCTGTGCCGCGCGGCCCACCCCCACCTGGCCGAATCGGACCGCGCAAGCCTGATCCTGATGTCCTCCGTCGCCGGTCTCGTCGGCACCCCCATGATGGAGGCGTACGCCGCCACCAAGGCCGCGCAGCTCTCCTTGGCCCGCAGCCTGGCGGTCGGTTGGGCCCGCCAGGGCATCCGCGTCAACGCCCTGTGCCCCGGCTGGACCCGGACGGACATGACCGCGTTCGCCAGCGGGACCGGACCGCTGTCCGACTGGCTCACCAGCCACGTCCCGCTCGGCCGTTGGGCCACCACGGACGAGGTCGTCGGCGCCACGCTCTTCCTCGCCTCCCCCGCCTCGTCCTTCGTGACCGGTCACGCGCTCGTCGTCGACGGCGGACTGGCCGTCCCGGACGGAGGTCTGGCCGGCCACCCCAAACCCCCCTCGCCCTTCGCCGCGGCGTGA
- a CDS encoding acyl carrier protein, with amino-acid sequence MDRVYDHLVTLLGDKFEVPADRIAPDATLGDLELDSLAVVELYVTLQEQWKIPLDDSAATADLTVEDVARTVTELLGAQAPGRGTA; translated from the coding sequence GTGGACCGCGTCTACGACCACCTCGTGACCCTTCTCGGCGACAAGTTCGAAGTCCCGGCCGACCGCATCGCCCCGGACGCCACCCTCGGCGACCTGGAGCTCGACTCCCTCGCCGTCGTGGAGCTGTACGTCACCCTCCAGGAGCAGTGGAAGATCCCCCTCGACGACTCCGCCGCCACCGCCGACCTCACCGTCGAGGACGTGGCCCGCACGGTGACCGAACTCCTCGGCGCGCAGGCACCCGGCCGCGGGACGGCGTAG
- a CDS encoding beta-ketoacyl synthase, with the protein MGEEIAVTGIGLVTPGGIGAEQTWETVCAGRSTAHTDPALRDAPVDLSCRVPPLESGRGRLWRFDRSTRFLLIAAREALASAQLNPADWDCGRVAVVIGTAAGGIGTLETQHHKLLATGPTALSPMTLPAFLPNMAAGHLALELGVTGPSLQTSTACASGATALITAAFLLRAGACDIAVAGGTDAMVTPLCAAAFAKMGALSTRCDAPARASRPFDKDRDGFVLGEGCGLLVLERRQHADARAARVLAVLAGHGTTSDAHHPTAPHPTGAGLRSATSMALTGAGADPTDVDHVNAHGTSTPLNDAAEAAAIRDLYAPRHPTVTSAKGVLGHTMGAAGAIEAALTAMSIARRTVPPTANFTTADDSTTGIDIVHGTSRPQPIRLALSHSLGFGGHNTVLAFTSA; encoded by the coding sequence GTGGGCGAAGAGATCGCCGTCACCGGAATCGGGCTGGTGACTCCCGGCGGCATCGGCGCCGAGCAGACCTGGGAGACAGTGTGCGCGGGCCGGTCCACCGCACACACCGACCCCGCCCTGCGCGACGCGCCGGTGGACCTGTCCTGCCGCGTACCGCCCCTGGAGTCCGGGCGCGGCCGGCTGTGGCGTTTCGACCGCAGTACGCGCTTCCTGCTGATCGCGGCCCGGGAAGCCCTGGCCTCCGCCCAACTGAACCCGGCCGACTGGGACTGTGGACGCGTGGCGGTGGTCATCGGCACCGCGGCAGGAGGCATCGGCACCCTGGAAACCCAGCACCACAAGCTGCTCGCCACCGGCCCCACCGCACTCTCCCCCATGACGCTGCCGGCCTTCCTGCCCAACATGGCCGCGGGTCACCTCGCGCTCGAACTCGGCGTCACCGGCCCCTCCCTGCAGACCTCCACGGCCTGCGCCTCGGGAGCCACGGCCCTCATCACGGCCGCCTTCCTGCTGCGAGCGGGAGCCTGCGACATCGCCGTCGCCGGCGGCACCGACGCCATGGTCACCCCCCTGTGCGCCGCCGCGTTCGCCAAGATGGGCGCCCTCTCCACACGGTGCGACGCCCCCGCCCGTGCCTCCCGCCCCTTCGACAAGGACCGCGACGGCTTCGTCCTCGGCGAGGGCTGCGGCCTGCTCGTGCTGGAGCGCAGGCAGCATGCGGACGCACGCGCCGCACGCGTCCTGGCGGTCCTGGCCGGCCACGGCACCACCAGCGACGCCCACCACCCCACGGCGCCGCACCCCACAGGCGCGGGGCTGCGCTCGGCCACCTCGATGGCACTCACCGGTGCCGGAGCCGACCCCACCGACGTCGACCACGTCAACGCCCATGGCACCAGCACTCCGCTCAACGACGCGGCGGAGGCAGCAGCGATCCGGGACCTCTACGCCCCCAGACACCCGACGGTCACCTCGGCCAAAGGCGTCCTGGGACACACGATGGGAGCGGCCGGCGCCATCGAAGCGGCCCTGACGGCGATGAGCATCGCCCGCCGGACCGTCCCGCCCACCGCCAACTTCACCACCGCGGACGACAGCACCACCGGCATCGACATCGTCCACGGCACCAGCCGCCCACAACCCATCCGGCTCGCTCTCAGCCACTCGCTGGGCTTCGGCGGACACAACACCGTGCTCGCGTTCACGTCGGCCTGA
- a CDS encoding beta-ketoacyl-ACP synthase III: MRPTDTTAVITGIGACLPDRVVDNDTVIARGALRTDDTWIRDRTGIARRRHAAPGTSTGDLAVGAGRAAIASAGDHRPDMLLLATTTPDHPCPATAPAVAHRLGLGTVPAFDLAAVCSGFLYALTTATALIRGGACAMPLVIGADTYTSIVDPRDRQTAPIFGDGAGAVILRPGARDDPGAVIATDLGADGSGHDLITVPGGGSRHPRRLPPSSPDPYSFRMQGRAVYAHAVRRMAQSANSALRQAGWAPETVRAFIGHQANQRILDSVGERLGIAPAHRFGNIHELGNTAAASIPLVVADPTVHTAVAPGERSLFTAFGGGLTWASVALNWPSAVPRHEAPPARPGTKPLSTTDLSRSHPWTASTTTS, from the coding sequence ATGCGGCCGACCGACACCACCGCGGTCATCACCGGAATCGGAGCCTGTCTCCCGGACCGTGTCGTCGACAACGACACCGTCATCGCACGCGGTGCCCTGCGGACCGACGACACCTGGATCCGCGACCGTACCGGCATCGCGCGCCGCCGCCACGCCGCACCCGGCACCAGCACCGGCGACCTCGCCGTCGGCGCGGGACGGGCGGCCATCGCCTCCGCCGGGGACCACCGCCCCGACATGCTGCTCCTCGCCACCACCACGCCCGACCACCCGTGCCCCGCGACCGCCCCCGCCGTCGCCCACCGCCTGGGTCTGGGCACCGTCCCCGCCTTCGACCTCGCGGCGGTCTGCTCCGGATTCCTGTACGCCCTGACCACCGCCACCGCCCTGATACGCGGTGGCGCCTGCGCCATGCCGCTGGTGATCGGCGCCGACACCTACACCTCCATCGTGGACCCGCGGGACAGGCAGACCGCGCCGATCTTCGGCGACGGCGCCGGCGCGGTCATACTGCGCCCGGGTGCCCGGGACGATCCCGGAGCCGTCATCGCCACCGATCTGGGTGCCGACGGCAGCGGCCACGACCTCATCACCGTCCCCGGCGGCGGCTCCCGCCACCCGCGCCGACTGCCTCCGTCCTCCCCGGACCCGTACTCCTTCCGTATGCAAGGCCGGGCGGTCTACGCCCACGCGGTCCGCCGCATGGCCCAGTCCGCCAACTCGGCACTCCGGCAAGCAGGCTGGGCACCGGAAACCGTCCGGGCCTTCATCGGCCACCAGGCCAACCAGCGCATCCTGGACTCCGTCGGCGAACGCCTGGGCATCGCCCCGGCCCACCGGTTCGGCAACATCCACGAGCTCGGCAACACCGCGGCCGCCTCCATCCCCCTCGTCGTGGCCGACCCCACCGTGCACACCGCCGTCGCGCCCGGAGAGCGGAGTCTGTTCACGGCCTTCGGCGGCGGCCTCACCTGGGCATCCGTCGCCCTCAACTGGCCCTCGGCGGTGCCTCGGCACGAAGCGCCGCCCGCCCGTCCGGGCACCAAGCCCCTGTCCACCACCGACCTCTCAAGGAGCCACCCGTGGACCGCGTCTACGACCACCTCGTGA